CGGCCCGCAGTGCGTGCGAGATACTCAGCTCAGGTGCTCGGGTACGTACGGGCGTCTCGGTGGCTTCGATCGCGGTCATGATGGTGCTCCTACGCTCGCGTGGTACTCGACGCTGTCTGCGGTCAAGGTCATGAAGGCGTCCTCGAGGGAGGACCGCACCAGGGTCAGCTCGTGCAGATGGACGCCGGCAGCGCCGGCCAGGTCACCGATCTGTGGTGCCGAGATGCCCTGTACATGCAGCTCATCACCGTCCGCGGAGATCTCGCAGTTCTCTGCCCGCAGCAGATCTGCGAGCCGTCCACGGTGCGGCGACCGCACGCGTACGTACGAAGCCGCATGCTCAGAGATGAAGTCGTTCATGCTGCAGTCGGCCAGGATCTGTCCTCGGCCGATGACCAGCAGATGCTCGGCGGTCAGCGCCATCTCGGACATCAGGTGGCTCGAGACGAACACCGTTCTGCCCTCGTCGGCCAATCGCCGCATCAGGCCGCGTACCCAGCGGATGCCCTCAGGGTCGAGCCCGTTGACCGGCTCGTCGAGTACGACGACCGGCGGATCACCCAGCATGGCCGCGGCGATACCGAGCCGCTGGCCCATGCCGAGCGAGTACCGGCCGGCCCGGTTGTCGGCAACGGACTCCAACCCGACCAGCCCGAGCACCTCGTCGATGCGCTTGGCCGGTATGCCGTTGCTGGCAGCCATCCAGCGCAAGTGGTCGCGCGCCGTACGCCCCGGGTGGATCGCATGGGCATCCAGCAGTGCGCCGACCTCGCGCAAGGGCGCCGGTAGATCGCCATAGCGACGACCCGCGACCGAGACGGTTCCGCTGGTCGGTCGGTCGAGGCCGAGGATCATCCGCATGGTCGTCGACTTGCCGGCTCCGTTTGGACCCAGGAAGCCGGTCACGCGACCGGGCTCGACGGTGAAGTCGACAGAGTCGACCGCCCGGGTCGACCCGTAAGTCTTGGTGAGTGCGTTCGCGACGATCATGACTCGACCGCCCGGAGGAGTGGTGTGTTCATGCCCCATACGTTCGCGCCGAACGACGCTTCCCCGCATCGGGGACGACCCGCGATCCGACCCCGATGACCCCCTGAGGGCAACTGGTGCCGCGGGCGTTCTCAGTCGCCGAAGATGCCGCCGTCGTGACGGTGTGCGCGACCCGACGGGTCGATCTGGAAGTGCTGCCAGTCGGCACTGCCGAGCCAGCCGAAACCGGCCCCGCGCATGGCCCGTACGACGCCCTGCTTCGCGGACCGGTACGTGATGCGGTGCGGACGGGAGCGGAAGTTCCACCACCGGTTGGGTTTGAATCCGCGTGCGGATCGGTAAGGGTTCTCCCAGGTGTTGATGTCGATCGAACGCCCGAGACTGTGTGGGCTCAGGTCGTTCGGACGTCCGACGATGCCGCGGCAATTGAACGCGGAGGTGTTGCCCGCCCGCATCGACTTGAAGTCGTTTGCTCCGTGCAGCTTGCGGCTCCACCCGAACCGGTCGACGCGGAACATGTGCCGGATCGGAAACTTGCCACGGTAGATGGCCCGGAAGGCGCGCACGGTGTTACGCGCGATGGAGCGATGCACGACGAGCTCGCCGCGGTGGCGGTAGCCGTCGTACCCCCAGTAGTTCATCCGGACGAGCCGCAACTGCTTGCGCCCCACCGGGCAGCCACGGTGCCAGCTGCGGCCGGTCATCGACCGCCACACCTTGCCGGGGATCCGCATGACCCGCGGGTGCATACCGTGCGCGGTGGGTCTCGGTTGCTGTGGAAGGCGTATCCGTGGCCGAGGCGCCTTCTTCGGAAGCTGGACGGGTTCGATGCGTTCGGACCCCGCATGCGAAGCCGAAGCGGCCGGCCGGCTCGGCGCGGCCTCGACGCCGGCACCCCCGAGGGTCGTGACCGCACAGGCGGTGACGCTCGCAATGACGACAGTCCTACACCCGATCATCTGCACCACCTTCCTGCCGTCAGGTCGAGTCAAACACGGCAACCGACTGTTGTCAGACTCACCGACATCACAATGCGCCACAGCAATGTCATTGTGACGCTTGCGATGACGTCATAGTGATGTCATGATGGCGTCATGAACCTCACGCAGTACGTCGAGCGACTCCGCTCCGACTTGGCCGATGCGGCCGCAGTGGGCGACGACGATGTCCGCGCCGCGGGTGAGCGGCTCGCCCAGTCGCTGAGCCCGTCGACCCGGATGGTGCTGCTCGAAGCTCTCTCGGATGCAACTGCCGAGATCACCAGCGAGCTCGAGCAGTCGACGGTCGAGGTGCGGTTGAACGGACGCGAGCCCGAGTTCGTGGTGAGCGACGTCTACTCCGAGCCGCCCGTACCTCCGGCGCCCCCTGCTCCGCCGACTCCACCGCCGCCGCCCGGCCAGGAGGATGCCGACAGCGATGCCGTCGCGCGAGTGACCGTCCGCATCCCCGAATGGCTCAAGACCCGCGCCGAGGAGCTCGCCTCCGATCAGGCCCAGTCGCTCAACGCGTGGATCGTCAATGCGATCAAGTCGGCATCAGCAGAACGAGCCGTCAGCATCGACCTCGATCTCGGCTCGGGCCGGATCAACGTGGGCCATCCACACGGCCCCCGCTCCCGCCGCGTCCAAGGCTGGGCCCGATAGCGGTGCCCTAGACAACCTGACCCGAGCCAACGCAGGTGCGCGTACGCCCTGCGGCGGTCCCGCACACCCTGAAAGAGGCAGCACATGCAAACCTTCAAGACCGACGGCCCCGTCCGCTTACGCGTCGAGAACCGCGCCGGACGAGTGACGATCGACGCGGCCGACGTCACCGAGTCGACCGTCGAACTCACCGCATTGAGCCCCGAGGCCGAGCAGGCGATCGCCGAAGCGGTTGTCGAGCAACGCGGCGACAACCTGGTCGTCCTCCTCCCCCGTGGCAGATCCGGCCTGTTCCGTGGCCGCGGCGCGAAGGTCGCGGTCGACATCCGGGTGCCCACCGGGTCAACGCTGAGCGCGTCCCTGCAGTCAAGCGATCTGCGCACGACGGGGTCGCTCGGCGACGCCAAAGTCGAACTCGGCTCAGGTGATGTCGTCGTCGACACGATCATGGGATCGGCTCGGTTCGCCAGCGGATCGGGCGACGTACAGGTCGAGCGGTGCGACGGCAGTCTCGTGACGACGATGGGTTCCGGAAACGTCACCGTCGGAACAGTTCAAGGCAAAGCACAGGCCCGGACGGGCAGCGGTGACGTCACCATCTGGCATGCGCTCGGCGCAGTCATGGTGGGCTCGGGATCGGGTGACGTTTCGGTTGGCGAAAGCGTTTCGGGGGTCACGGCGAAGACCGGTTCGGGCGACGTGCGAGTGCAGCAGGCCCGATCCGGCGAGGTTCGCGCGACGACCGCGTCCGGCGACGTCGACGTCGCGGTGACCGCCGGAACGGCCGTATGGCTCGACCTGAACACCATCAGCGGCGACGTGCGCAATGAGCTCGACACGATCGCCGGCCCGGACGACACCGACAACCAACTCGAGCTACGAGTCAAGACCGCGAGCGGCGACATCAGCGTCGCCCGCGTATAGACACGAAACGAAGGGGAGAGGACCGTGATCAGGCCGATGAACCACACAATCGAGATGGTCGCCGCGCAGTACGAGACCTACGTACGCGAGCAGACCCGCCGAAGCCGCGCGTACGAGAACGAC
The sequence above is drawn from the Nocardioidaceae bacterium SCSIO 66511 genome and encodes:
- a CDS encoding ABC transporter ATP-binding protein translates to MIVANALTKTYGSTRAVDSVDFTVEPGRVTGFLGPNGAGKSTTMRMILGLDRPTSGTVSVAGRRYGDLPAPLREVGALLDAHAIHPGRTARDHLRWMAASNGIPAKRIDEVLGLVGLESVADNRAGRYSLGMGQRLGIAAAMLGDPPVVVLDEPVNGLDPEGIRWVRGLMRRLADEGRTVFVSSHLMSEMALTAEHLLVIGRGQILADCSMNDFISEHAASYVRVRSPHRGRLADLLRAENCEISADGDELHVQGISAPQIGDLAGAAGVHLHELTLVRSSLEDAFMTLTADSVEYHASVGAPS
- a CDS encoding M15 family metallopeptidase, coding for MIGCRTVVIASVTACAVTTLGGAGVEAAPSRPAASASHAGSERIEPVQLPKKAPRPRIRLPQQPRPTAHGMHPRVMRIPGKVWRSMTGRSWHRGCPVGRKQLRLVRMNYWGYDGYRHRGELVVHRSIARNTVRAFRAIYRGKFPIRHMFRVDRFGWSRKLHGANDFKSMRAGNTSAFNCRGIVGRPNDLSPHSLGRSIDINTWENPYRSARGFKPNRWWNFRSRPHRITYRSAKQGVVRAMRGAGFGWLGSADWQHFQIDPSGRAHRHDGGIFGD
- a CDS encoding type II toxin-antitoxin system HicB family antitoxin translates to MNLTQYVERLRSDLADAAAVGDDDVRAAGERLAQSLSPSTRMVLLEALSDATAEITSELEQSTVEVRLNGREPEFVVSDVYSEPPVPPAPPAPPTPPPPPGQEDADSDAVARVTVRIPEWLKTRAEELASDQAQSLNAWIVNAIKSASAERAVSIDLDLGSGRINVGHPHGPRSRRVQGWAR
- a CDS encoding DUF4097 domain-containing protein, producing MQTFKTDGPVRLRVENRAGRVTIDAADVTESTVELTALSPEAEQAIAEAVVEQRGDNLVVLLPRGRSGLFRGRGAKVAVDIRVPTGSTLSASLQSSDLRTTGSLGDAKVELGSGDVVVDTIMGSARFASGSGDVQVERCDGSLVTTMGSGNVTVGTVQGKAQARTGSGDVTIWHALGAVMVGSGSGDVSVGESVSGVTAKTGSGDVRVQQARSGEVRATTASGDVDVAVTAGTAVWLDLNTISGDVRNELDTIAGPDDTDNQLELRVKTASGDISVARV